Proteins from a genomic interval of Capsicum annuum cultivar UCD-10X-F1 chromosome 4, UCD10Xv1.1, whole genome shotgun sequence:
- the LOC124898056 gene encoding uncharacterized protein LOC124898056, with the protein MMQDLMYYNINYWCKLHFNTEVKCDSVDNNISKCFNAWILAARHKTIISMLEEIRVKMMTRIGTLREFSNTWCSNYSPMWLNILEKNINRVMDCTIEFNGVTGFEVKEGLCQHTVDIVKRTCSFRLWQLKGIPCAHGVAALLFKKYLLYDYIDSCYSNETYLRTYANVLKLLKNMEMWPVSSNITVAPPEISTLPGGHLSLGKRKLEKQRNMENCQELD; encoded by the coding sequence ATGATGCAAGACTTAATGTACTACAATATTAATTACTGGTGCAAACTTCACTTCAACACAGAAGTAAAGTGTGATTCAGTGGATAACAACATAAGTAAGTGTTTTAATGCATGGATCTTGGCAGCTAGGCACAAGACCATTATTTCCATGCTTGAAGAAATAAGAGTAAAGATGATGACAAGAATAGGCACTCTAAGGGAGTTTTCAAATACCTGGTGTAGTAATTACTCACCAATGTGGTTGAATATTTTAGAGAAGAACATCAACAGGGTTATGGATTGTACCATTGAGTTTAATGGAGTGACTGGTTTTGAAGTGAAAGAAGGGCTTTGTCAACACACAGTGGATATTGTCAAGAGGACATGTAGTTTTAGGTTGTGGCAGTTAAAGGGcataccatgtgcacatggtgTGGCTGCACTATTGTTTAAGAAATACCTCTTGTATGACTATATTGACAGCTGCTACAGTAACGAAACATACTTGAGGACTTATGCCAATGTTCTTAAACTATTAAAAAACATGGAAATGTGGCCTGTTTCATCAAACATTACTGTTGCACCACCTGAAATTAGTACCTTGCCTGGAGGCCATCTAAGTCTAGGAAAAAGGAAGCTAGAGAAacaaagaaatatggaaaattgcCAAGAACTAGACTAG